One Candidatus Thermoplasmatota archaeon genomic region harbors:
- a CDS encoding Fic family protein produces the protein MVTIRKKSVDSRKYFYLQHTIRTSKGVQTREKYLGTRLPANIEEAKRDFLIEIYKERWYPLLDKIRSNYAKEQRKMPRSALQKQVRSFSVRFTYDTTRIEGSKLTYRETADLLERGLSPRARPREDISEVEAHDRVFREILEYEKDISLRIILLWHKRLFEGTKPDIAGKVRAYQVAISGSRFMPPSPVEIQPLLREFFRWYDRSKSSLHPVELAATVHLRFVTIHPFADGNGRMSRLLMNFVLQKHGFPPLNVPYEDRRSYYNALERSQVKKIDSVFIQWFFKRYLKENSAYA, from the coding sequence ATGGTCACGATTAGAAAGAAATCAGTTGACTCGCGGAAGTACTTCTACCTGCAGCATACCATCAGGACCTCCAAAGGTGTTCAAACTCGTGAGAAGTATCTGGGTACGAGACTGCCCGCCAATATCGAAGAGGCGAAGCGAGACTTCCTCATCGAGATCTACAAGGAGCGTTGGTACCCTCTTCTGGATAAGATCCGCTCCAACTACGCGAAAGAGCAGCGAAAGATGCCGCGGAGCGCGCTTCAGAAACAGGTTCGCTCGTTCTCAGTCAGGTTCACCTATGACACGACCCGCATTGAGGGTTCGAAACTCACATACCGGGAAACGGCGGATTTGTTGGAGAGAGGGCTCAGCCCGCGCGCGAGGCCGCGTGAGGACATAAGTGAAGTCGAAGCCCATGACAGGGTCTTCCGCGAAATCCTGGAGTACGAGAAGGACATATCGTTGCGAATCATCCTGCTCTGGCACAAGAGACTGTTTGAAGGGACAAAGCCCGATATCGCTGGAAAGGTCAGAGCGTATCAGGTCGCCATTTCAGGGAGCCGGTTCATGCCTCCTAGCCCAGTTGAGATTCAACCATTGCTGAGAGAGTTCTTTCGCTGGTACGACCGAAGCAAGTCGTCGCTCCATCCAGTCGAACTTGCCGCGACCGTTCACTTGAGATTCGTGACAATCCACCCGTTCGCTGACGGGAATGGCAGGATGAGCAGGCTCCTGATGAACTTCGTGTTGCAGAAGCACGGTTTTCCTCCACTGAACGTCCCATACGAGGATCGGAGAAGCTACTACAACGCGCTGGAGCGATCGCAGGTGAAGAAGATCGACAGCGTCTTCATCCAGTGGTTCTTCAAGAGATACCTCAAGGAGAACTCGGCCTACGCCTAG